In the genome of Nocardioides sp. NBC_00368, the window ACGTCGCGGGCGACGGCACCGGCGGTCGCGGGGTGGTCGCCGGTGATGAGGACGGTGCGGATCCCGGCGTCACGACAGTCGGCCACCACGGCAGCGGCATCCGTACGGGGCGGGTCGGCGATGCCGACGAGCCCGACGAGCAGGAGGGACTCCGGCCGCTCGCCCGGCGGTCGCCACGACCGGTGTGCCACCGCCAGCACCCGGAATCCCGCACCGGCCAGGTCCTCGGCGACCGCTGCTCCGCGGCTCCGCTCCAACCCCTCCGGAAGCATGCTCAGCACCACCTCCGGAGCGCCCTTGACGACCTCCAGCACCGTGCCGTCCTCGGCCCGGTCCACGGTGACCATGTGGCGGGTCTCGCTCTCGAACGGCACCTCGTCGACGCGGGTCCATGTGCGGCGCAGGTCCGCAGCCTCGACCTGCCGGTCGGCGGCGGCCAGCAGCAGGGCTGCCTCCATCGGCTCGCCGATCAGGGTCCGGTCCGTCTCCGGCCCGGTCAGCCGGGCGTCGTTGCACAGCACCACGTCCCTGAGCAGCGCCGCCTCGTCGACGGCCTCCGGCGTCCAGATCCGCTGCACGCTCATCCGGCCCTCGGTCAGGGTGCCGGTCTTGTCCGAGGCGAGCACCGTCACCGAGCCGAGCGTCTCGACCGCCGGCAGCCAGCGCACGATCGCGGACTGCTTCGCCATCCGGTGGGCGCCCAGTGCCAGCGCTACGGAGACGACCGCAGGCAGCGACTCGGGGATGGCGGCGACCGCCAGGCTGACCGCGAGGATCAGCGCCTCACCGAACGAGACACCCCGGAGCACGGAGAGCACCAGGACCAGGAGGGCGATGGCGGCGGTGGCCACGACCAGCTGGCGGGAGAGCCGCCGGAGCCGGGCCTGGAGGGGTGTCGGCTCGGTTCTCGTCGTCGCGATCAGCGCCGCGATCCGGCCCAGGCCGCTCTCGGCGCCGATCCTCTCGACCACGCCCCAGCCGCGTCCCTTGGTGACGACGGTTCCGGAGAGGAGCTCCTCGCCGCTTGCGCGTCCGACCGGCACGGACTCACCCGTCATCGACGACTCGTCGACCTCGAGTCCCACCGCCTCGTCGGCCACCAGGTCGGCGGGCACGACGTCACCCGCCTCGAGACGTACGACATCGCCCTTCACCAGCCCGGCCGCCTCGATGTCGCTCACCCGGCCGTCCCGGAGCACGCGGGCGCGCGGGGCGGCCATCCGGCCCAGGGCCGCCATGGCCTGCTCGGCCCGCCGTTCCTGCACGACCCCGATGGCGGTGTTGACCAGCACCACGACCGCGATGATGCTCGCGTCCGGCACGTCTCCGAGGCCGAGGACCACCACGAACGCGACGCCGAGCAGCAGGATCATCGGATCCCGCAGCTGCGTCAGCACCCGGGCGGCCAGCGTGGTCGGCGGCGGCGCCGGGACCGCGTTGGGACCGTCCTGCTCCAGCCGGAGCGCCGCCTCCGCAGTGGTGAGCCCGCCGGACTCCAGACCTGTACGCGACGACACCGGCCTCAGCTCCGCACCTGGGTGCCCGACGTGCCGGCGAGCACGCCGTTGATCTCGTCCAGGGAACCGATCGCCGAACGCCGGCCCGTCGCCCGGGTGAAGGCGCAGACGGCGGCCACCTTCGGCCCCATCGACCCTGCCGGGAACCGCATCGCGGACAGCTCGGCGACGCTCACCTCGCGCAGCACCTTCTCGGCGGGACCGCCGAAGTCCCGGATCACGCCCTCGACGTCGGTCAGGACGAGCAGCAGGTCGGCACCGAGCGCCTCCGCGGCCAGGCCGGCCGCGTGGTCCTTGTCGACGACTGCGTCGATGCTCCGGTAGCGGCGGTCGCGGTCCACGACCGGGACCCCACCGCCGCCGGCGAGCACGACCGTGACGCCGGCGCCGAGGAGGCGCTCGGCGACGGGCAGCTCGACGATGTCCCGAGGTGCCGGGGAGGCCACGACCCGTCGCCAGCCGGCACCGTCGGGCCGCACGGTCCAGCCGTACCGGTCCGCGAGGCGACGGGCCGTCGGCTCGTCGTAGACCTGGCCGATGAACTTGGTCGGCTCCTGGAACGCCGGGTCCTCGGGATCGACCACGGTCTGGCTGACCAAGGTCACCACGGTCCCGATCCCCTCGTCCAGGAGCGCCTGCTGCAGCCAGAGCCCGATGAGACCCTGGGACTCGGCGACGAGGTCGGCGAGCGGATAGGGCTCGGACAGGGTGGGGTCGGCGCCGCTCTCCAGAGCGAGCAGGCCGACCTGGGGGCCGTTGCCGTGGACCACCACGACCTCGTGCTCCCGGGCCAGACCCGCGAGTCCGGCCGCGGCCGCGGCCACGTGCCGGCGCTGGGGAGCGGCGTCCGGCCGCTCCCCGCGCCGTAGCAGGGCGTTGCCGCCGATGGCGACGACGATCCTCATCTGTTCTCTCCTTCTCGGCCGGGCTCAGCCGGCCAGTGTCGCGACGAGCACGGCCTTGATGGTGTGCAGACGGTTCTCTGCCTGGTCGAAGACGATCGAGCGCTCCGACTCGAACACCTCCGGGGTGACCTCGAACGATGTACGCCCGGTCCGGCTCGCCAGCTGACGGCCGAGCTCGGTGTCGGTCCCGTGCAGCGCCGGCAGGCAGTGCATGAACCGCACCTGCGGGTTGCCGGTGATCTCGAGCAGCGCGTCGTCGACGGCGTACGGCGCCAGCAGTGCGATCCGCCGGTCCCAGAGCTCGGGCGGCTCGCCCATGGAGACCCACACGTCGGTGTGGACGAAGTCGGCGCCGGCGAGGCCACGGTGGCGGTCGCTGGTGATGTCCAGCCGCGCCCCGGTGACCGCCGCGATCCGCTCCGCGTGCTGCACCGCGTCGGCGCCCGGCGCCAGCTCCGCCGGCGAGACCATCCGGACGTCCATGCCCATCATGGCGCCGGCCACGAGGAGCGAGCGGGCGACGTTGTTGCGGGCGTCGCCGACGTACGCGACCGTGATCTGCTCCGCGGGCTTGGCCGAGTGCTCGAGCATGGTGAGCACGTCGCAGAGCGCCTGGGTCGGATGCCAGTCGTCGGTCAGGCCGTTCCACACCGGCACGTCGGCGTACGCCGCGAGCGTCTCCACCAGGGCATGGTCGGAGCCGCGGTACTCGATGCCGTCGTAGAGCCGGCTGAGCACTCGGGCGGTGTCCGCGACCGACTCCTTGTGGCCGAGGTGCGAGCTCGCCGGGTCGAGGTAGGTCACGTGCGCGCCCTCGTCGTGGGCCGCGACCTCGAACGCGCACCGGGTGCGGGTCGAGGACTTCTCGAAGAGCAGGGCGATCGAGCGGCCAGCGAGACGCGGAGCCCTGCCGGGCAGCCGGCGCGCCATCTTGAGCTCCGCGGCCAGTGCGACCAGCGAGCGCCATTCCTCGACGGTCAGGTCGACCTCCTTGAGGAAGTCGCGGCCGGCCAGCGACCTGGCCGTCGTGTCGGGGACGAGCAGCGTCATGACGACACCGCCTCTCGCTCGATCGGGCAGGTCATGCAGCGGGGTCCACCGCGGCCGCGGCCGAGCTCCTCCCCGACGATGGGCACCACCTCGATGCCCTGGTCGGCCAGATAGGCGTTGGTCGTGGTGTTCCGCTCGTAGCCGACGACCACGCCGGGTGCGACGGCGAGGAAGTTGTTGCCGTCGTCCCACTGCTCGCGCTCGGCGCCCAGCCGGTCGATCGGCGCCCGCAGCACGCGCACCCGGTCGAGGCCGAGGACGTCGGCGACGGTCGGGAACAGCGCGTCGTTCTCCTCGAGCTTGAACTCCCCGCCCGTCCCGACGCGGTAGAGCGAGTAGGAGCGCAGCTGGTCGGGAAGGTAGGGATAGACCGAGAACGCGTCGGCGTCGACCATCGTCATCGCGGTGTCCAGGTGCATGAACGCCCGCTCGCGGGGCAGCTCCACCACGATCACGGTGTCCACCGTGCCGCGCCGGAACAGCGCGCGGGCGAGATTCTCCACCCCCTGCGGCGTCGACCGCTCCCCCATGCCGACCATCACGGCCCGGTTGCCGATCACGGTGACGTCGCCGCCCTCCAGCGTCGCGCCGCCGTGGTCGAGGGCGTCGTGGCCGTAGAGGTATTCGACGCCGCGGAACATCGGATGGAAGTCGTAGACGACCTTCGAGTTGATCGTCTCGCGGCGCCTCGCCGGCTTCGCCATCGGGTTGAGCGAGACGGCGTCGTACGCCCATGCCACGTTGTCGCGCTGGAAGAGGTGGTTCGGCAGCGGGGCCAGCAGGAAGTCGTCGTCTCGGAGGTACTCCAGCAGCAGGCTGCTGGCGTGCACCCGGTCGGCGACGTCGGACTTGAGCACCCCACCGATCAGGTACGTCGCCAGCTCCTCCGCCGGGGTGGTGGCCACCAGGTCGTCGAGAGGCTGGTCGAGCGCGGGACCGAACCGGTGCGCGGTGGAGAGCTCCTCCTGGAGGAGCTCACGCGCACCCGGCTGGTCCAGCGCCTCGGTCAGCAGGTCGGCGAAGTGGTGGACCACGACCCCGTGAGCCTCGAGCGCGGCCACGAACCCGTCGTGCTCGGCCCGGGCACGCTCGGCCCACAGGACGTCGTCGAAGAGCAGCCGCTCGATGTTGCTCGGAGTCAGCCGGCTGAGCTCGAGGCCGGGCCGGTGCACGACCGCCTGACGCAGGCGTCCGACCTCGGAGTCGACGTGGAGGGTCACGACTCGCTCCCGTCCGCCGGCGCCGCGCCGCTGTCCGAGGAGGCCGCCTGGAGCCGGCGGCGCTGGCTGAGGTAGACCGGGACTCCCAGGATCGCGGCGGCACCGGTCATGAGGAACGGGCCCCAGACGACGTACCAGCTGTTGTCGGTGTTGCGGGAGTAGTAGACGAACGCGATCGACATGGCCAGGGCGACGACGGCGACCGCGAGATCGAGGGCGAGACGCGGGGTCGGGCCGCGGCGGTGGTCCTGCCAACGCCACTTGAGCTGGGCCAGCGCGGAGAAGGCGTACGGGATGGCGGCGGTGATGCCGGTCATCAGCACCAGCGTGGTGAACACCGTCGCCCCGTCGGCACCGAGATAGCTCACGACGACCGCGACCGAGGCCAGGGCGGCGGACGCGATGATGCCGAGGGCGGGCACACCGCGACGCGAGACCCGGCCGAAGATCTTCGGGAACAGGCCCTCCTTCGCGGCGGCCAGCGGCATCTCGGCGCAGATCATGGTCCATCCGTTGAGGGCTCCGATCCCGGAGATGATCACGGCGGCCGCGACGATGTTGCCTGCCACGGTGCCACCGAAGACCTCGTTCGCGGCCGCGGAGTAGGAGGCCTGGTTCGCGTCCTGGGCGAGCTGGGAGGCCGGCAGGATGCCGAAGACGGCGACCAGGGAGAGCAGGTAGACCACCGCACTGCCGACGGTCCCCAGAACCGTCGCACGCGGGACGTTGCGGCCGGGATCACGGACCTGGGCGGCGGCGACGGACGCGGTCTCGAGTCCGAGGTAGCTGAACAGGCAGATCGCCATCGCCCCACCGATCGCCGAGATGCTCGTCTCGCCGCTCGTGTTCCACGGGGAGAAGTTGCCGCCCTCGATGAAGAAGAGCCCGGCGGTCGCCATCAGCGCCAGCGGGACGAACTTCAGCACCGTCGTCCACAGCTGGAAGACGCCCATGGACCGTACGCCGGTGAGGTTGATCGCCGCGGGGATCCACAGGCCTGCCAGGGCGATCACGATCGACCACCCGGTGGCGCCACCCTTGTTGAGGAACGTCTCGACGTAGAAGACCCAGCCGACGGCGATGGCGGCGTTGCCCGCCCACGCGGTGATCCAGTAGAGCCAGGCCTGGCTGAATCCCCAGCCGTTGCCGAAGGCGGCGCGCGCATAGGCGTAGGGCCCGCCCCCGGCAGGCATCCTGCGGGAGAGGGAGGAGAACACCAGCGCGAGGGCGACGGCGCCGACCGTCGCGACGGCCATCGCGACGAGGCTGATCGGGCCGTAGGACGCCACGGCGTACGGGAGGCTGAAGACGCCGACCCCGATGATCGAGCCCATCACCAGAGCGGTCGCATGCGGGAGCCGGAGCTGGCCTTCGGGGGTCTCCCTTCCGGGGACAGGTCGGTTCGCCTGCCGGGGTGGAGGCGCTGCCTTCCCGGCGATGTCACCACGTGAATCGCGGTGGAACGGGGTTCTGTCGAGAAGGGACATGGCCCTCTCCTTCGTCATGGGATCACGGACCGCTCCAGCACACCGCCAACCACGATCCAGGCAGCAGAGCCGCCCGGTCCGGACCGTGACGACGTTCGTCCGTGGGCAGGATGACGAAGGTCCCGCGGCAGGCCGAAGGTCTCACCGGAGCAGGACCTTCCACTCATGACCGGCTCCGGGAGCCGGAGGAGGCTCGTTCCATCAGTACCGAGCGCCCTAGGTGGGATCGACCATGCTTGTCCGAGAGATCATGACCTCTTCACCCGTCACCGCACGGAGAGAGACTCCCGTCAGGGAGGCGCTCGGACTGCTGCGCGACCACCACATCACCGCGTTGCCGGTGGTGAGCTCGGCCGGCCGGCTCTGCGGCGTCGTCGCCGAGATCGACCTGATCCGCAACCGTGTCCTGCCGGACCCGCGCGCCCATCTGCGCCCGGCGCCTCCCCTGACCGACCGGCCACCGGCGTACGTCGAGGACGTGATGAGCCCGGTGGCGGTCGCCGTGCGCGACACCGCGGAGGTGTCGGTCGCGGTCGACATCATGGCCGAACGAGGGCTGAAGAGCCTTCCCGTCCTCGATGCCGACGATCTTCTGGTCGGCGTCATCAGCAGGAGCGACGTGGCCGGCGCCCTCGCCCGAGACGACGACACCTTGGACAAGGAGCTCAGCACGCTCCTGGCCAACCTCGGTCATCCCGACTGGCGCGTCGTGGTCGCCGACGGGAGCGTGACGATCACCGGTCCGGCGACGCTGAAGGACTGCGCCCTGGCCGAGAGCGCCGCGGCGACGGTCGCCGGCGTCAACCGAGTGCGGGTCACCCAGCCATAACCTTCTACCCATCGAGGAGTGACATCATCATGAAGCGCATCCTGATTCCCACCGTGGCGGCCGTGGCCGCCGTCGTTCTCGCCCCGTCGTCCGCCTCGGCCGGCACCGGACGAGACTTCGGACAGCACGTCGTCCACTGCACCCAGAGCGTCGGCTTCGACGGAACCCACAACCCGGGCATGCACCAGGGTCTCAACGGCTTCGCCACCGATCACATGTGCGTGATGGCATGAGTACGCCGTCGGCCTCCACCGCGCCCGTCCTCGCCGGGGTCCAAGACCCGGAGACGGAGGGTGCTCTGCTCGACTACGCGGGGCGCCTGGCCGTGAGCAGCGGCCACCCGCTGCGGCTGGTCCATGTCTTCCAGGCCAACGTCCTCTTCGGCGACCCGATCCTCGGCCTGCCGGGAGCGATGCAGCCACAGTCGATGATCATCGACGACTCCGCGGTCGGCCGACTCGCCGAGCAGCGCCTCGCCGAGGCCAAGGCACGTGTCCGGGACGCCCTCGACGGCGCGGTCGAGGTCACCGGTGAGCTGCTGCGCGGCCATGCCGCCCACGTCCTGATCAAGGAGTCCCACGAGGCGCACCGCGTGGTGATCCAGCGTCGGCAGCTCTCCCGCGTGCGCCGGGTGTTCACCGGCTCCGTCTCGGCTCGCGTCGCGGCGCATGCCAACTGCCCCGTCACCGTGGTCCCCGAGGACTGGTCGGCCGAGGGACGCACCGGCATCGTCGTCGGCATCAGCGGTGACAAGAGCGACGACCAGGTGCTGGCCTACGCCCTGGAGGAGGCTGACCGGCTGAACCAGCCGGTCACCGTCCTCCACGCCCTCGAGCTGATGGCCATGCACGCCGAACTCGCCGACCATGCCACCACGCGTGACTGGACGATGCGCGCCGAGGCCTATGTGGAGGACCTCATCCAGCGGGCCAGAGCACACGCCCCCGAGGCGGCTCGGACGCCGCTCGCGGGCCGTGTCCTCGCGGAGGCCCCCGCGGATGCGCTGGTCGCGGCCTCCGAGGCCGCCGCCCTCGTCGTGGTGGGACGGGCATCGCATCTGAACGCCTTCCCACACCTGGGCGGCGTCACCCGGGCGCTGCTGCGCGAGGCGGCCTGCCCGGTCGAGGTCCTGCCGCTGCCCGCCTGAGCTCGGCCGCCGACGTCTTCATCCCTTCACCGCACCCTCCAGACCCTCGCTGCGCAGGAACAGCCGCTGGAAGATGAGGAAGAAGAGGATCGGCAGCGCGGCCGAGATCGCCATCGCGGCGAGCAGCACGGAGAGGTCGGTGGCCGGCGCGATCGACGGCAGCCGTACGGCGATCGGCTGTTTGGCCGGGTCCGGCAGGACGATCAGCGGCCAGATGAAGTCCTTCCACGCGGCCAGCACCGCGAACACCGAGACCACCCCGAGCACCGGCCGTGACATCGGCAGGACGACGGACCAGAAGAGGCGGTACGGCCCGGCACCGTCGATCCGGGCGGCGTCCAGGATCTCGCGGGAAAGGCTGTCGAAGAAGCGCTTCATGATCACCACGTTGAACGCCGAAGCGCCCGCGGGCAGGAAGGCACCGGCGTACGTCCCGACCAGCGACCAGTGCACGACCGGCAGGCTCAGCACGGTGAGGTAGAGCGGGACGAGGAGCAGCACGATCGGCACGAACATGGTGGCGAGCACCGCACCGTAGAGAACCCGGCCCAGCCGCGGGCGCAGCACCGAGAGCGCGTAGCCCGCGGTCGTGGCGACCAGCACCTGGACGGCCCACGAGCCGGCCGCGATGACCACCGTGTTGACCAGGTAGGACGACAGACCCAGCTCCGTCCACGCCTGCGACAGGATCGAGAGGTCGGGGCCGTTCGGCCACAGCGCGATCGGCGAGCGCAGGGTGTCCTGGGTGGGCGTGACGGCCGACTTCGCCAGCCACAGCAGCGGGCCGAGGCAGACGACGATCAGAACGACGAGCGTCACGACCTGGACGGCGCGGACGCCCCAGCGCACCGACGTACGCCGCCGGTCGAGGGAGGACACGAAGCTCATCAGTCGCTCCATCCGCGCGTCAGCCGGAAGTAGGCCCACGACAGCAGTGCCAGGCCGACCGCCATCATCAGGCTCAGCGCCGTCGCCGGGCCGTAGGTGCCACCGCCGGTGGTGCTGCCGAAGGCGTACTCGTAGATCAGCAGAAGCAGCGTCAGCGAGGCGTGCGAGGGGCCGCCGCCGGTGAACAGGTAGGGCTCGAGGAAGACCTGGGCGGTGCCGATGATCTGCAGGATCAGGGTGATCAGCAGCACCGGGCGCAGGTGCGGCAGGGTGACGTGCCAGATCTTGCCGAGCACGCCCGCGCCGTCGGCCGAGGCGGCGTCGTAGAGCTCCTGCGGCACCGTGGTCAGCGCGGCGAGATAGATGATCACCGTGCCGCCCGCGGCGGCCCAGGTCGCTTCCATCACCAGCGAGGGCAGCACCCAGGAGGCCGACTCCAGCCATGGCACCGGCCCGAGCCCGACCCATCCCAGCACGGTGTTGAAGACACCACCCTCCGAGGCGTCGTAGAAGGTCTTCCACAGCAGCACCGCCACCGCGGGCGGCACCACGACGGGCAGATAGGCCAGGCCCGCATAGAGTCCGCGCAGCCTGCGCAGCGAGCTGAAGACCACCGCCATGACCAGCGGGATCGGATATCCGACGACGAACGCGATGCCCGCGAAGACGGCCGTGTTGCGCACCGCCACCGGCAGCAGCGGGTCGGCGAGCACCGTGCGGAAGTTGTCCAGGCCCACCCACTCCGCGGGCCCGACGAGGTTGGTGTCCTGCACGCTCATCACCACGGTCCGCACGATCGGCCACCACGAGAACAGCCCGAAGACGAGGAGCATCGGCAGCAGGAAGACCAGGGTCGCCGCGCCGCCGCGCCACCACCTCGCGAGCACACTGACGGACGATGTGCGCCGGCGGGCCGGCCCTCGCACGAGGGTCGGCCCGCCCACCCGGGACATGTCGGCGGTCACGCTCAGCCCTTGTCCAGGATCTGCTGGACCGAGGCGTCGGCATCCTTCAGCAGCGCGGCGATGTCGGCTTCCTCGTCGCTGAGCACCTTCTGCACGACCGGGTCCAGCGCGCCGTACACGGCCTGGGTCTGCGCGGGTGGCTCGGGGATCAGCGAGAGGTCGAACATCCTCGAGGTGTAGCCGGTCATCTGCTCCAGCGGCACGTTGACGTAGTCCTTCACCCAGCCCTGGTAGGTGGTGTACGAGGCCTCGTCGAAGATCGGGAAGGTCGGCGTCCCGACGGGCTGGTCGGCCGCGGTCTGGGTCTTGGCGTCGGCGACGGCCGCCGACTCGTCGGTGTACCGGCGGACCCGGAAGAAGTCGGCCCAGGCCACCGCAGCCTCGGCCTCCGCGTCGGTCGCCTTCGCACTGACCACGTTGACCGACCCGCCGCCGAGCACGCCGGCGTCGGCCGAGTCCCCCAGCGGGACCGCGGTCAGTCCGTACGTCTCCGGGTCGATCGCCGAGGTGGTGACGAGGGAGTTGTAGACGTCCGAGCCGCTGATGAACATCGCGACCTTCCCCGCCGCGAACGCCTGGTTGATGCTGTTCCAGTCGTAGGCGGTGTTGCCGGAGAACGACTCGTCGGTCCAGCGCATGTCGTGCAGCAGCTGCAGCGCCTGCTCGGTCTGCGGGTTGTCGACGGTGGCGGTGAACGTGTCGCCGTCCTGCGTCTCCATCCGGCCGCCGAGCGCGTAGGTCAGGGTGGTGAGGATCCAGCCGCCGGTGTTGGCGGTGGTCATCTCGGCATAGCCGGTGGCACCGGTCCGGTCGTGGATCTGCTTGGCGGCGGCGCGCAGCTCCTCCCACGTCGTCGGCGGCTTGTCCGGGTCGAGCCCCGCCTTCGTGAACAGGTCACGGTTGTAGTGGAGCGCATTGGCGTAGACGTCCGAGGGCAGGCCGTAGACCTTGCCGTCGGTGCCCTGCGCGGCGGCGAGCACGTTCGGGTTGAGCTCGTCGAAGTAGGGCAGCTCGCGGATCTCGGCGTCCACGTCGGCGACCTGGCCACGCTCGACCAGGCCCTTGGTGTCGGTGAACGGCACCCGGAAGGAGATCGGCAGCGTGCCGCCGGCGAGCTGCGCGGGGAACGTCTGCGCGTTCCACTGCCACTCCACCGGCTTCACGGTGATGTCGGGATGCTCCTTGTTGAAGGCCGCGGCCTGCGCCTTGACGGCGTCGATCGTGGCCTGCTTGTCGCCGGGCCGCCAGCCCTCGACGGTGATGGTGACGCCGTCGCCGTCGTCCGACGTCTCGCCGCAGGCGGCGAGCGAGCCGAACGCGAGAGCCGCGACCGCGGTGAGCGCGACGGTGCGCAACCGAGTGGATCTCATGGGTCTGTCTCCTGGATGTTGTGGTGGGGTCTCAGGTCGTGGGCCGCAGCCATACCGCGGCATCGGGGGCGAGCCGGCCGGCCTCGAGAGGCGAGCTGGCCAGCCAGACGTGATCGCTGTGCGGCAGCTCCACCGGCACGTCGGTCAGGTTGACCACGCAGGCGAAGTGCGCACCGCGACGGAAGGCGAGGATCCCGGGAGCGGTCTCGATCCAGCCGAAGTCGCCGGTGGCGAGGTCGGGATGCGTACGCCGGATCAGCAGCGCCATCCGGTGCAGGGACAGCATCGAGCGCGGGTCCGCGGACTGCGCCTGCGCCGTCATCCGTGCCCAGCCCTCGGGCTGCGGCAGCCAGGTGATGGTGCCGGGGGCACTGAAGCCGTACGGAGGCCGGTCCCCGCTCCACGGCAGCGGCACCCGGCAACCATCCCGGCCGGGATCGACGCCACCGCTGCGGAAGTGCATCGGGTCCTGCACCCGCTCCGGCGGGATGTCGGCCTCGTCGAGGCCGAGCTCCTCGCCCTGGTAGAGGTAGTAGGCCCCGGGCAGCGCCATCGCGAGCATCGCGGCCGCCCGGGCCCGCCGCTCACCGAGAGCGCGATCGGTCGGTGTGCCGAAGCGCTTGGTCTCGAACGCGAACGCGGTGTCGGCGCGGCCGTAGCGCGTCACCAGCCGGGTGACGTCGTGGTTGGAGAGCACCCAGGTCGCCG includes:
- a CDS encoding ABC transporter substrate-binding protein translates to MRSTRLRTVALTAVAALAFGSLAACGETSDDGDGVTITVEGWRPGDKQATIDAVKAQAAAFNKEHPDITVKPVEWQWNAQTFPAQLAGGTLPISFRVPFTDTKGLVERGQVADVDAEIRELPYFDELNPNVLAAAQGTDGKVYGLPSDVYANALHYNRDLFTKAGLDPDKPPTTWEELRAAAKQIHDRTGATGYAEMTTANTGGWILTTLTYALGGRMETQDGDTFTATVDNPQTEQALQLLHDMRWTDESFSGNTAYDWNSINQAFAAGKVAMFISGSDVYNSLVTTSAIDPETYGLTAVPLGDSADAGVLGGGSVNVVSAKATDAEAEAAVAWADFFRVRRYTDESAAVADAKTQTAADQPVGTPTFPIFDEASYTTYQGWVKDYVNVPLEQMTGYTSRMFDLSLIPEPPAQTQAVYGALDPVVQKVLSDEEADIAALLKDADASVQQILDKG